One Sporomusaceae bacterium ACPt DNA window includes the following coding sequences:
- the pyrK_1 gene encoding Dihydroorotate dehydrogenase B (NAD(+)), electron transfer subunit, whose translation MINKLTMKCIDINSPYCPCLLAETNHCVFCSHLKGELVCDCNWSGVCILYEKQWQPKKQNRTMDADTPVRMETDTEFVVKRTITERTYLLEFEVDPEFARSLERCGSFVFLRRPSDQQFYHFPVEVMKVNGNNIQVVVKTIGPKSSRLLSDDNRQVLVRGPYYNGIFGQPWIDSIVNGKILLIVGGMGQPPAIPIAHKLVKGNNSIKAILAPGKMGKVFIAEELTELGIMVHTVSSMRQFGINAITELMADTAERPDLVVSAGPDEQHYGIIAAMQTAGVNIPMAATNNNTMCCGEGICGSCERITKDNKKVRSCKVQTDFSQFVQE comes from the coding sequence ATGATCAACAAATTAACTATGAAGTGCATTGACATCAATTCCCCCTATTGTCCATGCTTATTGGCAGAAACTAATCATTGCGTTTTTTGCAGTCATTTAAAAGGTGAGCTAGTGTGTGACTGCAACTGGAGCGGAGTGTGTATACTATATGAGAAACAGTGGCAGCCTAAAAAGCAGAATAGAACTATGGATGCTGATACGCCTGTCCGAATGGAGACTGACACTGAGTTTGTGGTGAAACGAACTATAACCGAGCGTACATACCTTTTAGAATTTGAAGTTGATCCTGAATTTGCCAGATCACTTGAAAGATGCGGCTCATTTGTCTTTTTACGCCGCCCATCCGACCAGCAATTTTATCATTTTCCTGTAGAAGTGATGAAGGTAAATGGAAATAATATTCAAGTAGTTGTTAAAACTATCGGGCCTAAATCTTCCCGTTTACTGTCTGATGACAACAGACAGGTGCTGGTACGGGGACCGTATTATAATGGTATTTTTGGTCAGCCCTGGATTGACAGTATAGTTAATGGTAAAATATTATTAATAGTTGGAGGTATGGGGCAGCCGCCGGCTATACCCATAGCACATAAACTTGTTAAAGGTAATAATAGTATTAAGGCTATTTTAGCGCCAGGTAAAATGGGAAAAGTGTTTATTGCAGAGGAACTGACTGAACTCGGCATAATGGTACACACAGTATCATCGATGCGACAGTTTGGTATAAATGCCATAACCGAACTTATGGCAGATACGGCAGAACGCCCTGACTTAGTAGTCAGCGCCGGGCCTGATGAGCAGCACTACGGCATTATTGCCGCAATGCAGACAGCCGGAGTAAATATACCGATGGCAGCCACAAACAATAATACCATGTGCTGCGGAGAAGGCATTTGCGGCAGTTGCGAGCGTATAACCAAAGACAACAAAAAAGTGCGCTCCTGCAAGGTACAGACTGATTTTAGTCAATTTGTTCAAGAATAA
- the trmFO_3 gene encoding Methylenetetrahydrofolate--tRNA-(uracil-5-)-methyltransferase TrmFO, translated as MIKVVVVGGGWAGSAAALAAAKAGAQVVLLERTDLLLGTGLVGGIFRNNGRFTAAEEAIAMGGGDLFVAMDANSRHRGINFPGHNHASFYDVTTMEPLVKKILQNYGIEIKTQTRVSSVVKCGKKIQHLITDSEEQIKGDVFVDTTGTAGPMGNCLKFGNGCAMCILRCPTFGPRVSITAKAEVKEILGKKADGTYGAMSGSCKLNKDSLSPELKDQLEKEGVVVISLPDNLKKTVMLGKKACTQYAIADYAENVVLIDTGHAKLMTSYFPLDMLRTVPGLERARYEDPYSGGVGNSVRYLGIAPCSNSLKVEGIDNLFCAGEKAGILVGHTEAVVTGLLAGHNAVRCCLDMQYLELPLELTSGDFINFIHEQMTTDEGIRIRYTFSGSVYFERMKKLELYSAQRGEINERVAKAGLTDIYNTCLV; from the coding sequence ATGATTAAAGTGGTAGTGGTTGGCGGTGGTTGGGCAGGCTCTGCCGCAGCGTTAGCAGCGGCTAAAGCCGGGGCGCAGGTAGTTTTACTTGAGCGTACTGATTTGTTGTTAGGCACCGGACTAGTTGGTGGTATATTCCGGAACAACGGACGGTTTACAGCAGCCGAAGAAGCTATTGCTATGGGCGGCGGGGATTTATTTGTGGCCATGGATGCGAATAGTAGGCACCGTGGTATAAATTTTCCTGGACATAACCACGCTTCCTTTTATGATGTAACTACTATGGAACCATTAGTAAAAAAAATTCTCCAGAACTATGGCATTGAAATTAAAACTCAAACAAGAGTTTCCAGTGTTGTCAAATGCGGAAAAAAAATTCAACATTTGATTACTGATAGCGAAGAACAGATTAAAGGTGATGTCTTTGTTGACACCACTGGCACAGCCGGGCCAATGGGCAACTGCTTGAAATTCGGCAATGGCTGCGCGATGTGTATCTTACGTTGCCCGACTTTTGGCCCCAGGGTAAGTATTACCGCTAAAGCCGAAGTTAAAGAAATACTTGGTAAGAAAGCTGATGGCACTTATGGAGCCATGAGCGGTTCGTGCAAACTCAACAAAGATTCACTTAGTCCTGAACTTAAAGACCAATTGGAAAAAGAAGGTGTTGTCGTTATTTCTTTACCTGACAACCTCAAGAAGACGGTGATGCTGGGCAAGAAAGCGTGTACACAATATGCAATTGCTGACTATGCTGAAAACGTTGTGTTGATTGATACCGGTCATGCTAAACTAATGACATCATATTTCCCGCTTGATATGCTCAGAACAGTACCTGGCCTTGAGCGCGCCAGGTATGAGGACCCCTACTCCGGCGGAGTAGGCAATTCGGTACGGTATCTGGGTATTGCTCCTTGCAGCAATTCATTAAAAGTTGAGGGAATCGACAACTTATTCTGCGCCGGTGAAAAAGCAGGCATACTGGTCGGCCATACCGAGGCCGTCGTAACCGGACTGCTAGCCGGCCATAACGCTGTACGCTGCTGTTTGGATATGCAGTATCTTGAGCTGCCGCTTGAATTGACATCAGGCGATTTTATCAACTTCATCCATGAACAAATGACAACAGATGAAGGGATAAGAATACGGTATACTTTTTCAGGTTCTGTTTATTTCGAACGTATGAAAAAATTGGAATTATATTCGGCACAGCGGGGCGAAATTAATGAACGGGTTGCTAAAGCAGGCCTAACCGATATTTACAATACCTGCCTGGTATGA
- the spmB gene encoding Spore maturation protein B: MLTELCEQLSVWAIPVVLLLIPVVGYLRRVKVYEAFVEGAAEGFHTAIRIMPCLVAMLVAISIFRASGALDACVAGINPILKALGVPPDLVPLAIMRPLSGSGSLGLATEILNTFGPDSLVGKIASTVLASTDTTFYVLTVYFGAIGISNPRYSVFVGLFGDVASFMASVYICQYLFNH; the protein is encoded by the coding sequence ATGTTGACTGAATTATGTGAGCAACTGTCTGTTTGGGCAATACCTGTCGTGTTACTGCTCATCCCGGTAGTAGGTTATCTGCGACGTGTTAAAGTTTATGAAGCTTTTGTGGAAGGAGCTGCGGAAGGATTTCATACTGCAATTCGCATTATGCCGTGTCTGGTGGCAATGCTGGTGGCCATTAGTATTTTTCGTGCCTCTGGGGCCCTGGATGCCTGTGTGGCCGGGATCAACCCGATATTGAAAGCGCTGGGGGTGCCGCCTGATTTGGTGCCTTTGGCCATTATGCGTCCATTGTCAGGCAGCGGTTCATTGGGATTAGCCACTGAGATATTAAATACCTTTGGTCCCGATTCGCTGGTGGGGAAAATTGCTTCAACTGTATTGGCAAGTACCGATACCACTTTTTATGTTTTAACAGTATATTTTGGCGCAATTGGCATCAGCAACCCCAGATACTCGGTGTTTGTCGGCTTATTTGGTGATGTGGCCAGCTTTATGGCTTCAGTCTACATATGTCAATATCTTTTCAATCACTAA
- the spmA gene encoding Spore maturation protein A yields the protein MGDMTMINLIWLILMAGGILYAGINGRIEVVTQSAINAAKSAVELAINLIGVMCLWLGIMKIAELSGIIKVISYTLSPIIGLLFPRVPRNHPAMGAIIMTISANMLGLGNAVTPLGIKAMQELQTINPKKDTATPAMCTLLALCTTGFTLVPATIIALRSAAGSVNPTEIVGSTLLVSLLSTILVLIMDRICQMIFRR from the coding sequence ATGGGTGATATGACGATGATTAACCTAATTTGGCTCATCCTAATGGCCGGAGGCATTCTTTACGCCGGTATAAACGGCAGGATTGAGGTTGTTACGCAAAGCGCCATAAACGCTGCGAAAAGTGCGGTAGAATTAGCAATCAATTTAATCGGAGTCATGTGTTTATGGCTGGGGATCATGAAAATAGCCGAGCTATCAGGTATTATTAAAGTAATTTCCTACACATTGAGCCCGATAATCGGTTTATTATTTCCAAGAGTCCCCAGGAACCACCCGGCCATGGGCGCGATTATAATGACTATCAGCGCCAACATGCTGGGACTAGGCAATGCCGTAACACCGCTCGGTATTAAAGCCATGCAAGAGCTGCAAACAATTAATCCCAAAAAAGATACCGCCACCCCGGCTATGTGCACTTTGCTGGCTTTGTGCACTACCGGTTTTACGCTTGTTCCGGCAACCATTATCGCTTTGCGGTCAGCGGCAGGTTCAGTAAATCCCACAGAGATTGTTGGTTCAACATTGCTAGTTAGTCTGCTGTCTACAATTCTGGTACTGATAATGGACCGAATATGCCAGATGATATTTAGACGGTAA
- the dacB gene encoding D-alanyl-D-alanine carboxypeptidase DacB translates to MRQLTSLGILLVCLVFLPSVGLTAEHPPEVTAKAAIVIEASTGKVLYEKNAEERRYPASTTKIMTLITALEYGKLDDIVTTSANAANTEGSSLWLSPGEQLKMLDMLYGVMLVSGNDATVAIAEHISGSVDKFARLMTEKAHAIGAENSNFTNTSGLPDENHYTTAHDLAKITAYGYKNPLFAQIVSTEHKVIPWPGKDHDRDLYNENKMLWLYDGANGVKTGYTDAAGRCLVSAAKKNGIQLVAVVLDSEYMWDDSIKLLDYGYTQLQQVPVIRHGDILKTVKVNEGKTSDIKLVATNDITVPMADNERDKFTTVVDAPTKLDAPVTSGQKLGTVKVLYNNKEVASSDLVADRTVERKTFFGMLWGSVWSFLTFVIRNFA, encoded by the coding sequence ATGCGACAACTAACTAGTCTTGGGATATTATTGGTTTGTCTGGTTTTCTTGCCATCAGTTGGACTTACGGCAGAGCATCCGCCGGAAGTTACGGCAAAGGCAGCAATTGTAATCGAAGCATCAACAGGAAAAGTGCTGTATGAAAAAAACGCTGAAGAACGGCGTTATCCGGCCAGTACTACCAAGATTATGACCCTGATTACAGCGCTGGAGTATGGAAAGCTTGATGATATTGTAACTACCAGCGCCAATGCTGCCAATACCGAGGGTTCGTCGCTATGGCTTTCACCCGGGGAGCAGCTCAAAATGCTGGACATGCTTTATGGCGTAATGCTTGTCTCAGGCAATGATGCCACGGTTGCGATAGCCGAGCATATTTCCGGCTCAGTTGATAAATTCGCCCGGCTAATGACAGAAAAGGCCCATGCGATTGGTGCAGAAAACAGTAATTTTACCAATACCAGTGGTCTGCCAGATGAGAACCATTACACCACCGCCCATGATTTAGCCAAAATTACAGCTTACGGGTATAAAAATCCGCTCTTTGCGCAGATTGTTTCAACTGAGCATAAAGTCATTCCCTGGCCTGGAAAAGATCATGACCGCGACTTGTATAATGAAAATAAAATGCTGTGGCTGTATGACGGTGCCAACGGGGTTAAAACAGGTTATACTGATGCTGCAGGGCGTTGTTTAGTCTCAGCTGCCAAAAAGAACGGCATTCAATTGGTTGCCGTGGTACTGGACAGCGAATATATGTGGGATGATTCGATAAAGTTATTGGATTATGGCTATACTCAACTGCAGCAAGTTCCAGTTATTCGCCACGGCGACATTCTAAAAACGGTTAAAGTTAATGAAGGTAAAACAAGCGACATCAAGTTGGTGGCAACCAATGATATAACTGTACCCATGGCTGACAACGAACGCGACAAGTTCACAACTGTTGTTGATGCTCCAACCAAATTGGATGCACCGGTTACCTCCGGCCAAAAACTAGGAACCGTAAAGGTTTTATATAATAATAAAGAAGTGGCAAGCTCAGACTTAGTAGCTGACCGGACGGTAGAACGAAAAACTTTTTTTGGCATGCTTTGGGGTTCGGTATGGAGCTTTCTTACATTTGTAATCCGTAATTTTGCTTAA
- the ytfJ gene encoding putative spore protein YtfJ gives MAEHPIQGLMKTAMESIKGMVDVNTIVGDALETPDGTVIIPISRVAFGFAAGGGDYEAEETATTQNHPFGGASGAGISVKPVGFLVCSPTNGVRFMSVESNLVYDRIIDMVPQVISKIENMFNSNKNNDADLEQLAQTAETQSTNT, from the coding sequence GTGGCTGAGCATCCAATACAGGGTTTGATGAAAACTGCCATGGAAAGTATCAAGGGAATGGTGGATGTCAATACCATTGTCGGCGATGCGCTGGAGACTCCGGATGGAACAGTAATAATTCCTATATCGCGGGTAGCTTTCGGCTTTGCAGCTGGCGGTGGCGACTACGAAGCTGAAGAAACGGCAACCACCCAAAATCACCCTTTTGGCGGCGCCAGCGGTGCCGGGATAAGCGTTAAGCCAGTAGGATTTTTGGTCTGTTCGCCTACAAACGGTGTGCGGTTTATGTCGGTGGAAAGCAATCTTGTCTATGACCGGATTATTGATATGGTACCACAAGTAATCAGCAAAATTGAAAATATGTTCAACTCAAACAAAAATAACGATGCGGACCTTGAACAGTTGGCACAAACAGCCGAAACTCAATCTACAAACACATGA
- the scpB gene encoding Segregation and condensation protein B — MFYRHLQGPIEALLFASGQPLPADKIASILNIHPGHVHTLIAEMIEAMSVDERGLTIVEVADGYQICTKPAYAEIINKLTTVQDSKLSIAALETLAIVAFKQPVTKQEIESIRGVKSDRVITTLLDRMLIKEVGRKEAVGRPILYGTTNEFLQCFGLKSLDQLPAIANLLPDDSKDDTKTV; from the coding sequence ATGTTTTACCGGCATTTGCAAGGGCCGATAGAAGCATTGCTGTTCGCTAGCGGGCAGCCGTTACCGGCAGACAAAATTGCCAGCATATTAAATATTCACCCTGGGCATGTCCATACCCTTATTGCTGAGATGATTGAGGCTATGTCAGTTGACGAACGGGGTCTTACTATCGTTGAGGTAGCCGATGGTTATCAGATATGCACCAAACCAGCCTATGCCGAAATTATCAACAAGCTGACCACCGTCCAGGACAGTAAGTTATCAATTGCTGCGTTAGAAACGTTAGCAATTGTTGCCTTTAAGCAACCGGTGACCAAACAAGAAATTGAAAGCATCCGAGGGGTAAAATCTGATAGAGTCATTACTACACTTTTAGATCGAATGCTTATTAAAGAAGTCGGCCGAAAGGAAGCCGTAGGCCGTCCGATCCTGTATGGTACAACCAACGAATTTCTTCAGTGTTTTGGGCTAAAAAGCCTGGACCAACTGCCAGCTATAGCCAATCTGCTGCCTGATGATTCTAAAGATGATACAAAGACAGTCTAA
- the scpA_3 gene encoding Segregation and condensation protein A produces the protein MSGCNIKLESFEGPLALLMHLIEKNQIDIYNIPIAEVTEQYLAYLKAMEEFNIEIASEFLVMAATLLQIKSRLLLPRPVITEEIIEEIDPRQELVERLIEYRKFKQIAEVLNQLGEEREKYYTRLPQEFARQFPPPAGLSLDDLLRAFAALWESTAEHFAVIAPEEISVKDKMHDIITLLRNNNGYMEFNKTIIRTGSRSEIVAAFLALLELMRLKRVVICQERQFAPIYLTLKE, from the coding sequence ATGTCTGGCTGTAACATCAAGCTGGAATCCTTTGAAGGGCCGCTGGCTTTATTAATGCACCTGATTGAAAAAAACCAAATTGACATTTACAATATCCCGATTGCTGAGGTAACAGAACAGTATTTAGCTTATCTTAAGGCTATGGAAGAATTTAATATCGAAATAGCCAGTGAATTTTTGGTTATGGCTGCTACACTCCTGCAAATAAAATCACGCCTGCTGCTGCCACGCCCCGTTATCACTGAAGAGATAATTGAAGAAATTGATCCACGCCAGGAACTTGTCGAACGGCTTATTGAATACCGCAAGTTTAAACAAATCGCAGAAGTGTTGAACCAGCTTGGCGAGGAACGGGAAAAATATTATACCAGGCTGCCTCAGGAATTTGCCCGGCAGTTTCCCCCCCCTGCCGGACTTAGTCTTGACGACCTGTTAAGAGCATTTGCCGCTCTCTGGGAAAGCACCGCGGAACATTTCGCGGTTATTGCCCCGGAAGAAATAAGCGTTAAAGACAAAATGCACGATATCATCACCTTGCTTAGAAATAATAACGGGTATATGGAGTTTAACAAAACGATTATTAGGACAGGCTCACGATCAGAAATAGTTGCCGCATTCCTGGCACTGTTGGAACTAATGCGGTTAAAAAGGGTGGTAATTTGCCAAGAACGACAGTTTGCCCCTATCTACCTTACCTTGAAGGAGTGA
- the trpS gene encoding Tryptophan--tRNA ligase, giving the protein MAKGRIFSGMQPSGKFHMGNYQVLNNWIKLQNEYDCVYSIVDWHALTSSYEDTSKIPERIECMALDWLSAGLDPEKNIIFVQSHVKEHAELHLLLSMMTPLSWLERVPTYKDKLQQLGEMGKEINTYGFLGYPELQTADIILYKANAVPVAEDQLPHLELAREIVRRFANLYKPIFPEPQPLLSPLLPGIDGRKMSKSYGNEIPYAAEPDELKARVRLMITDPQRVKKTDPGNPDICTVYTFHKIFSPQQTEIASHCRNANIGCVECKNRLAEKMIATLADVHSRRKDMATKPAKIKEILAYGAERARKIAAATMEEVRAAMNLD; this is encoded by the coding sequence TTGGCTAAAGGTCGCATTTTTAGTGGTATGCAGCCGTCAGGAAAATTTCATATGGGGAACTATCAAGTGCTTAATAACTGGATTAAGCTGCAGAATGAATACGATTGCGTTTACTCGATTGTTGACTGGCATGCACTTACTTCGTCTTATGAAGATACTAGCAAAATTCCGGAACGCATAGAATGTATGGCGCTCGACTGGCTTAGCGCAGGGCTTGACCCAGAAAAAAATATTATATTTGTTCAGTCGCATGTAAAGGAACACGCTGAACTACATCTATTGTTGTCCATGATGACACCGCTATCTTGGCTGGAGCGAGTACCTACCTACAAAGACAAATTACAACAACTGGGCGAAATGGGTAAGGAAATTAATACTTACGGGTTTCTGGGTTATCCGGAACTGCAAACTGCCGACATAATACTTTACAAAGCGAATGCTGTACCGGTAGCCGAAGACCAGCTGCCTCACCTTGAATTAGCAAGAGAAATTGTACGCCGTTTTGCTAACCTGTATAAACCAATATTTCCGGAGCCTCAGCCGCTTTTGAGCCCGCTGTTGCCAGGTATTGACGGTCGGAAAATGAGCAAGTCTTACGGCAACGAGATACCCTACGCCGCTGAGCCGGACGAGCTAAAGGCACGGGTAAGGCTGATGATTACCGACCCGCAGCGTGTCAAAAAAACCGATCCCGGTAACCCTGATATTTGCACAGTATATACTTTCCATAAGATCTTTAGCCCGCAACAGACTGAAATTGCTAGCCATTGCAGGAATGCCAACATTGGCTGCGTTGAATGTAAAAACCGTCTGGCTGAGAAGATGATCGCCACTTTGGCTGATGTTCACAGCCGCCGCAAAGATATGGCTACTAAGCCTGCCAAAATTAAAGAAATTTTAGCTTATGGTGCCGAACGGGCGCGCAAGATTGCCGCAGCTACCATGGAGGAAGTTCGGGCAGCCATGAATCTGGATTAA
- the gerXA gene encoding Spore germination protein XA, producing MTDERKIAKEIDSNINYIKELLGVGETFDIIFREYRVGRKRAASFSINGMTNDVLLSNVLEELTAYNQEELAIHTLQKLLYSRTTHSQAKLVENMNDAVTSLLSGELLFFVDGETQVMVIDARAYPTRAPAESNIEKVTRGSRDSFVETIVFNTALIRRRLRDPKLRFEIIKVGTRSQCDIAVCYIKDITNPELVETVKNRLNNINIDGVPMAEKAIEEYIVGGSKWNPLPKVRYTERPDAAAVHLLEGHVCIIVDTSPNIMILPTTFWHHVQHVEEFHQNVVIGSYLRFVRLAGIMLSLALPPLWLATVLNRHLLPESLAFLGPRDPGIIPLGLQFLLAEFGIELVRMATVHVPTAQSTALGFIGAFMLGDFATRVGLFGNEIIFYTAVAAVGAFATPSMEFAMAMRLFRAILIVLVMFLKLPGFIIGLVAIFFLLLKTRSFGIPYLWPAIPFNFSAMKDALFRLPIPNKILRPAVLKPQDYDRLNSGGVEKEDTKNNNDEDK from the coding sequence ATGACAGATGAGCGAAAGATAGCAAAAGAAATTGACAGTAATATCAACTATATTAAAGAGTTGCTAGGTGTTGGCGAAACATTTGACATTATATTCCGCGAGTACAGAGTAGGACGAAAACGCGCCGCTTCATTCTCTATTAATGGAATGACTAATGATGTGTTGTTATCCAATGTGCTTGAAGAGTTGACAGCCTACAACCAAGAAGAGTTAGCAATCCACACTTTGCAAAAACTTTTATATTCCCGCACCACTCATTCCCAGGCCAAATTGGTTGAAAATATGAATGACGCCGTAACTAGTCTGCTGTCAGGCGAACTCCTATTTTTTGTGGATGGCGAAACGCAAGTAATGGTTATTGATGCCCGCGCCTATCCGACCCGTGCTCCGGCTGAGTCTAATATTGAAAAGGTAACCAGGGGCTCAAGAGATTCTTTTGTCGAAACAATAGTTTTTAATACTGCTTTGATAAGACGCCGTCTCCGTGACCCTAAACTCAGGTTTGAAATCATTAAAGTTGGCACACGTTCACAATGTGATATAGCGGTATGTTATATTAAAGATATTACTAATCCGGAACTGGTTGAGACTGTGAAAAACCGGCTCAATAATATCAACATTGACGGCGTTCCCATGGCTGAAAAAGCTATTGAAGAATATATTGTAGGAGGCAGCAAATGGAATCCGCTGCCTAAGGTACGTTATACCGAACGTCCCGATGCAGCCGCAGTCCACCTTTTAGAGGGTCACGTCTGCATAATAGTCGATACCTCACCTAATATTATGATTTTGCCGACTACTTTCTGGCATCATGTACAGCATGTCGAAGAATTTCATCAAAATGTAGTAATCGGCTCATATTTGCGGTTTGTCAGGTTGGCCGGAATTATGCTCTCGCTGGCTCTACCGCCTTTATGGCTGGCTACAGTATTAAACAGGCATCTGCTGCCTGAGTCACTCGCATTTTTGGGACCACGCGATCCTGGTATAATTCCTCTTGGCCTTCAGTTTCTTTTGGCCGAATTTGGTATCGAATTGGTAAGGATGGCCACTGTCCATGTGCCAACAGCCCAATCAACCGCGTTAGGGTTTATCGGGGCGTTTATGTTAGGGGACTTTGCTACTAGAGTAGGGCTGTTCGGCAATGAAATCATTTTCTATACGGCCGTGGCGGCAGTAGGAGCTTTCGCCACGCCAAGTATGGAATTTGCTATGGCCATGCGGCTGTTCCGGGCAATACTGATTGTGTTGGTTATGTTTTTAAAATTGCCAGGTTTTATCATTGGATTGGTCGCGATATTCTTTTTGCTTCTGAAAACAAGATCGTTTGGTATTCCTTACCTGTGGCCGGCAATTCCGTTTAATTTCAGTGCGATGAAAGATGCGCTATTTCGCTTGCCAATTCCTAACAAGATTTTACGGCCTGCGGTTTTAAAGCCCCAGGATTATGACCGGTTGAACAGTGGTGGAGTAGAAAAAGAAGACACTAAAAATAATAATGACGAAGATAAATAA
- the spoVAD_1 gene encoding Stage V sporulation protein AD encodes MNKKRGQQSMVFAFPPVITSTANIVGPMEGEGILTEFYDQIMEDNLNNKNSWELCESYMMEWAIRTAVAKDNCVMEDVDYVLAGDLLNQLMSTHFAIRNLDRPFLGLYGACSTMVESMLIGSTLIDGGYANKIVAAVSSHHDTAERQYRFPTEQGVQRPMISQWTVTGASAAVLSVIGTGPRITAATVGKIVDMGIKDPNAMGPAMAPAAADTIWRHFSDTGRQPGYYDMIYTGDLGNVGKSLVIELFKERGVDLSANYEDCGCMIYKKNQDAHSGASGCASSGIVFTGYIYKMLLGKKMRKILLVGTGSLHSPTSYQQKESIPCIAHAIAVEI; translated from the coding sequence ATGAATAAAAAACGTGGCCAGCAAAGTATGGTTTTTGCCTTTCCCCCCGTAATAACAAGTACGGCCAACATTGTTGGGCCAATGGAAGGCGAGGGAATCTTGACTGAATTTTATGACCAGATCATGGAAGATAACCTTAATAATAAAAACAGTTGGGAACTGTGTGAATCTTATATGATGGAATGGGCCATTAGGACTGCAGTGGCAAAAGACAACTGCGTCATGGAAGATGTTGACTATGTGCTGGCTGGCGATTTGCTAAACCAACTGATGAGTACCCATTTTGCTATTAGAAATCTCGATAGGCCATTTTTGGGACTCTATGGCGCATGTTCTACTATGGTTGAAAGTATGCTAATCGGGTCTACGCTCATTGACGGCGGATATGCAAACAAAATTGTAGCTGCTGTGTCCAGCCATCATGATACCGCTGAGCGCCAATATCGTTTTCCTACCGAACAAGGAGTTCAGCGTCCGATGATATCTCAATGGACAGTTACCGGAGCCAGTGCAGCAGTTCTTTCTGTAATCGGAACAGGCCCGCGGATTACAGCAGCGACGGTGGGGAAAATAGTAGATATGGGGATAAAAGACCCTAATGCGATGGGTCCGGCAATGGCGCCAGCAGCTGCAGACACAATATGGCGGCATTTTTCCGATACCGGTCGTCAGCCGGGCTACTATGACATGATATATACCGGCGACTTAGGAAATGTCGGTAAATCACTCGTAATAGAATTGTTTAAAGAACGCGGAGTTGACTTATCTGCAAACTACGAAGATTGTGGTTGCATGATATACAAAAAAAATCAGGACGCTCATTCCGGTGCCAGTGGCTGCGCCAGTTCCGGCATAGTGTTTACTGGCTATATATATAAAATGCTTCTGGGGAAAAAAATGCGCAAAATACTGCTTGTCGGCACAGGCAGCCTACATAGCCCGACCTCATATCAGCAAAAAGAATCAATTCCCTGTATTGCTCATGCCATAGCGGTGGAAATATAA
- the sigF gene encoding RNA polymerase sigma-F factor gives MLKDEEFKELLIKAQSSDPAIREAATESILQYNLNLVRSIVHRFTNRGYEWDDLFQIGCIGLLKAIERFDLNFSVKFSTYAVPMIIGEIRRFLRDDNPIKVSRPLKELAYRVHRVQEKLQGALGREPTISEIAKELSLAPQEIVSALEAVQPQLSLYEQAFHDSDGGDAIHILDQLMHSDGQDSAYYDKLALKEVLARLPLKERTVIYLRFFADKTQTEIATIIGLSQVQVSRIEKQALKLIKTLLQTL, from the coding sequence ATGCTCAAAGATGAAGAATTTAAAGAACTGCTGATAAAGGCGCAATCATCTGATCCTGCTATACGAGAAGCTGCCACCGAATCAATTCTCCAGTATAATTTGAATTTAGTGAGAAGCATTGTTCATCGATTTACTAACCGCGGCTATGAATGGGATGATTTATTTCAAATTGGTTGTATAGGACTTCTGAAGGCCATTGAACGTTTTGACCTTAATTTTAGTGTAAAGTTTTCTACATATGCCGTGCCAATGATTATTGGCGAAATTCGCCGGTTCCTTAGAGATGACAATCCCATCAAAGTTAGCCGCCCACTCAAGGAATTGGCTTACCGGGTGCACCGGGTTCAGGAAAAACTGCAAGGGGCTTTAGGGCGGGAGCCAACAATTAGCGAAATTGCCAAAGAGTTATCCCTGGCACCGCAGGAAATTGTTTCAGCGCTTGAAGCCGTTCAACCTCAGCTCTCTTTGTACGAACAGGCATTCCACGACAGTGACGGCGGTGATGCAATACACATTCTTGACCAGTTGATGCATTCAGATGGGCAGGACTCTGCTTATTATGATAAATTAGCCTTAAAAGAAGTTTTGGCGCGTCTGCCTTTAAAAGAACGTACCGTTATCTATTTACGGTTCTTTGCCGATAAGACGCAGACAGAAATTGCCACGATAATAGGCCTATCACAAGTACAAGTATCACGAATCGAAAAGCAGGCTCTAAAATTGATTAAGACATTATTGCAGACCTTATAA